In one Desulfobacterales bacterium genomic region, the following are encoded:
- a CDS encoding Rne/Rng family ribonuclease, with product MGSKIIINAVDPDICRLAKIKGNKLEELHTETTAKESIKGNIYKGIITRVEPSLQAVFVDYGANRQGFLEKDQIHSDYFIDSDSGDQSIYNLLKEGQELLVQVIKDPLMKKGAMLTTFLTFPGRYVVLMLGSKNKGISRKIENEDERNRIKETISNIKLPEGFGLIIRTAGLNCARLKLKHDINHLLRLWENIKNKGMNLNAPALIHKERNLAVRSIRDYLTDDVNEIAIDNENIYNEVKDFLHIISPKHAKIVTLYNEPMPILAKYKIEDQIESIFEKKVFLKSGGTLVIEQTEALVAIDVNSGKAKNDSLEKTAFNTNLEASEEIARQLKLRDLGGLIVIDFIDMREQKNRTRIEKALKSHLKKDKAKVSLSRISKFGLLEVSRQRTRPSLESSNFELCQTCKGKGTVLSCDTIGRSFLRKLNGAILDENVSIVRGSVPPNIGNYLLNIKRKELFELENKYNTKIIIEIDPNMQAGEGKIISEKKSED from the coding sequence ATGGGCAGCAAAATCATTATTAACGCTGTTGACCCTGATATATGCCGGTTAGCAAAAATCAAAGGCAACAAATTAGAAGAATTACACACAGAAACAACAGCAAAAGAAAGTATTAAAGGTAATATTTATAAAGGCATAATAACAAGAGTTGAACCTTCACTTCAAGCTGTTTTTGTTGATTATGGAGCAAATAGACAAGGATTTCTTGAAAAAGATCAAATTCATAGCGATTATTTTATAGATAGCGACAGCGGAGATCAATCTATTTATAATCTACTTAAAGAAGGTCAAGAGCTTCTTGTTCAAGTAATAAAAGACCCTCTTATGAAAAAAGGAGCTATGCTTACAACATTTTTAACTTTTCCGGGTAGATATGTTGTTTTGATGCTTGGGTCTAAAAATAAAGGAATTTCAAGGAAAATAGAAAATGAAGATGAAAGGAATAGAATAAAGGAAACTATATCAAACATAAAATTGCCCGAAGGCTTCGGCCTTATAATTAGAACCGCTGGATTAAATTGTGCAAGGTTAAAATTAAAACACGATATCAACCATCTTTTAAGGCTATGGGAAAATATTAAAAACAAAGGCATGAATTTAAATGCTCCTGCTCTTATTCATAAAGAAAGAAATCTTGCAGTCAGATCCATAAGAGATTACTTAACAGATGATGTCAATGAAATCGCTATAGATAATGAAAATATCTATAATGAAGTAAAAGATTTTCTTCATATTATTTCCCCAAAGCATGCTAAAATTGTAACGCTTTATAATGAACCAATGCCAATATTGGCCAAATATAAAATTGAAGATCAAATAGAATCTATTTTTGAAAAAAAAGTTTTTCTTAAATCTGGAGGCACTCTTGTAATAGAACAAACTGAAGCTCTTGTTGCAATTGACGTAAATTCTGGAAAAGCAAAAAATGATTCTCTTGAAAAAACAGCCTTTAATACTAACCTTGAAGCATCAGAAGAAATTGCAAGACAGCTCAAGCTAAGGGATTTAGGAGGCTTGATAGTTATTGATTTTATTGATATGAGGGAACAAAAAAATAGAACCCGAATTGAAAAAGCATTAAAATCTCATTTAAAAAAAGATAAGGCAAAGGTATCTTTAAGCAGGATATCAAAATTTGGTTTACTTGAAGTATCAAGGCAAAGAACAAGACCTTCCCTTGAATCTTCTAATTTTGAATTATGTCAAACTTGTAAGGGAAAGGGTACAGTTCTTTCATGTGATACAATTGGAAGATCCTTTTTAAGAAAGCTAAATGGCGCTATATTAGATGAGAATGTATCAATTGTAAGAGGATCTGTACCTCCAAATATTGGAAATTATCTTTTAAATATAAAAAGAAAAGAGCTTTTTGAGCTTGAAAATAAATACAACACCAAAATAATAATTGAAATAGATCCGAATATGCAGGCAGGGGAAGGAAAAATTATAAGCGAAAAAAAATCAGAAGACTAA